A window from Malania oleifera isolate guangnan ecotype guangnan chromosome 7, ASM2987363v1, whole genome shotgun sequence encodes these proteins:
- the LOC131159693 gene encoding uncharacterized protein LOC131159693 isoform X5 — protein sequence MMDLTWLSAILVGAGCLALGYYIGTRYPACLFVSPKIAKSTAAVEGNNNKSRLKQPLEIEKLADILEDFKMVLVVRNDLKMGKGKIAAQCSHATLGLYKKLLHRAPKALNRWEMCGQVKVVVKIESEEDLLILQERAKSIKLPTHITIDAGRTQIAPSELQVDSALFFS from the exons ATGATGGATCTGACATGGCTTAGTGCCATTCTTGTTGGGGCTGGATGCCTAGCTTTGGGATATTACATTGGTACACGTTATCCTGCTTGCTTATTTGTTTCACCTAAAATAGCTAAAAGCACTGCAGCAGTTGAAGGTAACAACAATAAGAGTCGGCTCAAGCAGCCTCTTGAGATTGAGAAGCTAGCTGACATTCTTGAAGATTTTAAAATG GTTTTGGTTGTGAGAAATGACTTAAAAATGGGTAAAGGAAAAATTGCCGCCCAATGCAG TCATGCAACTTTGGGTCTCTATAAAAAGCTCCTTCATCGGGCTCCAAAAGCTTTAAACAG GTGGGAGATGTGTGGGCAGGTTAAGGTGGTTGTAAAAATAGAGAGTGAGGAAGATCTGCTTATTCTACAA GAAAGGGCAAAATCTATTAAGCTACCAACCCATATTACTATTGATGCTGGGAGAACACAAATCGCACCAAGTGAGTTGCAAGTTGATTCTGCGTTATTCTTTTCTT
- the LOC131159693 gene encoding uncharacterized protein LOC131159693 isoform X2 has translation MQLGLLVLVLDMMDLTWLSAILVGAGCLALGYYIGTRYPACLFVSPKIAKSTAAVEGNNNKSRLKQPLEIEKLADILEDFKMVLVVRNDLKMGKGKIAAQCSHATLGLYKKLLHRAPKALNRWEMCGQVKVVVKIESEEDLLILQERAKSIKLPTHITIDAGRTQIAPRPADLVDDVTGGLKLL, from the exons ATGCAGCTTGGcctgttggttttggttttagaTATGATGGATCTGACATGGCTTAGTGCCATTCTTGTTGGGGCTGGATGCCTAGCTTTGGGATATTACATTGGTACACGTTATCCTGCTTGCTTATTTGTTTCACCTAAAATAGCTAAAAGCACTGCAGCAGTTGAAGGTAACAACAATAAGAGTCGGCTCAAGCAGCCTCTTGAGATTGAGAAGCTAGCTGACATTCTTGAAGATTTTAAAATG GTTTTGGTTGTGAGAAATGACTTAAAAATGGGTAAAGGAAAAATTGCCGCCCAATGCAG TCATGCAACTTTGGGTCTCTATAAAAAGCTCCTTCATCGGGCTCCAAAAGCTTTAAACAG GTGGGAGATGTGTGGGCAGGTTAAGGTGGTTGTAAAAATAGAGAGTGAGGAAGATCTGCTTATTCTACAA GAAAGGGCAAAATCTATTAAGCTACCAACCCATATTACTATTGATGCTGGGAGAACACAAATCGCACCAA
- the LOC131159693 gene encoding uncharacterized protein LOC131159693 isoform X4, with the protein MMDLTWLSAILVGAGCLALGYYIGTRYPACLFVSPKIAKSTAAVEGNNNKSRLKQPLEIEKLADILEDFKMVLVVRNDLKMGKGKIAAQCSHATLGLYKKLLHRAPKALNRWEMCGQVKVVVKIESEEDLLILQERAKSIKLPTHITIDAGRTQIAPRPADLVDDVTGGLKLL; encoded by the exons ATGATGGATCTGACATGGCTTAGTGCCATTCTTGTTGGGGCTGGATGCCTAGCTTTGGGATATTACATTGGTACACGTTATCCTGCTTGCTTATTTGTTTCACCTAAAATAGCTAAAAGCACTGCAGCAGTTGAAGGTAACAACAATAAGAGTCGGCTCAAGCAGCCTCTTGAGATTGAGAAGCTAGCTGACATTCTTGAAGATTTTAAAATG GTTTTGGTTGTGAGAAATGACTTAAAAATGGGTAAAGGAAAAATTGCCGCCCAATGCAG TCATGCAACTTTGGGTCTCTATAAAAAGCTCCTTCATCGGGCTCCAAAAGCTTTAAACAG GTGGGAGATGTGTGGGCAGGTTAAGGTGGTTGTAAAAATAGAGAGTGAGGAAGATCTGCTTATTCTACAA GAAAGGGCAAAATCTATTAAGCTACCAACCCATATTACTATTGATGCTGGGAGAACACAAATCGCACCAA
- the LOC131159693 gene encoding uncharacterized protein LOC131159693 isoform X6, with protein MQLGLLVLVLDMMDLTWLSAILVGAGCLALGYYIGTRYPACLFVSPKIAKSTAAVEGNNNKSRLKQPLEIEKLADILEDFKMVLVVRNDLKMGKGKIAAQCSHATLGLYKKLLHRAPKALNRWEMCGQVKVVVKIESEEDLLILQLSIVPMLEGDMLLT; from the exons ATGCAGCTTGGcctgttggttttggttttagaTATGATGGATCTGACATGGCTTAGTGCCATTCTTGTTGGGGCTGGATGCCTAGCTTTGGGATATTACATTGGTACACGTTATCCTGCTTGCTTATTTGTTTCACCTAAAATAGCTAAAAGCACTGCAGCAGTTGAAGGTAACAACAATAAGAGTCGGCTCAAGCAGCCTCTTGAGATTGAGAAGCTAGCTGACATTCTTGAAGATTTTAAAATG GTTTTGGTTGTGAGAAATGACTTAAAAATGGGTAAAGGAAAAATTGCCGCCCAATGCAG TCATGCAACTTTGGGTCTCTATAAAAAGCTCCTTCATCGGGCTCCAAAAGCTTTAAACAG GTGGGAGATGTGTGGGCAGGTTAAGGTGGTTGTAAAAATAGAGAGTGAGGAAGATCTGCTTATTCTACAA CTCTCTATTGTGCCCATGTTAGAAGGTGACATGTTGCTTACATGA
- the LOC131159693 gene encoding uncharacterized protein LOC131159693 isoform X7: MQLGLLVLVLDMMDLTWLSAILVGAGCLALGYYIGTRYPACLFVSPKIAKSTAAVEGNNNKSRLKQPLEIEKLADILEDFKMVLVVRNDLKMGKGKIAAQCSHATLGLYKKLLHRAPKALNRWEMCGQVKVVVKIESEEDLLILQIQGQ, translated from the exons ATGCAGCTTGGcctgttggttttggttttagaTATGATGGATCTGACATGGCTTAGTGCCATTCTTGTTGGGGCTGGATGCCTAGCTTTGGGATATTACATTGGTACACGTTATCCTGCTTGCTTATTTGTTTCACCTAAAATAGCTAAAAGCACTGCAGCAGTTGAAGGTAACAACAATAAGAGTCGGCTCAAGCAGCCTCTTGAGATTGAGAAGCTAGCTGACATTCTTGAAGATTTTAAAATG GTTTTGGTTGTGAGAAATGACTTAAAAATGGGTAAAGGAAAAATTGCCGCCCAATGCAG TCATGCAACTTTGGGTCTCTATAAAAAGCTCCTTCATCGGGCTCCAAAAGCTTTAAACAG GTGGGAGATGTGTGGGCAGGTTAAGGTGGTTGTAAAAATAGAGAGTGAGGAAGATCTGCTTATTCTACAA